A single Alcanivorax borkumensis SK2 DNA region contains:
- a CDS encoding DUF1294 domain-containing protein, which translates to MALAVFALVLGIYARHNRLLPYLAGVYAVPSVLVFGLYGWDKRVAVRGGSRTSEQSLHLLALAGGWPGAMLARSLFRHKTRKQPFTGIFWCTVLFNVGTVSVLLGEVG; encoded by the coding sequence ATGGCCCTTGCAGTGTTTGCGCTAGTGTTGGGCATTTATGCCCGCCACAACAGGCTGCTGCCCTACTTGGCAGGCGTTTATGCGGTGCCGTCGGTGCTTGTATTCGGGCTTTATGGGTGGGATAAGCGCGTCGCCGTGCGAGGGGGTTCTCGTACTTCTGAGCAAAGCTTGCACCTATTGGCGCTGGCCGGGGGGTGGCCCGGTGCGATGTTGGCTCGTTCTCTGTTTCGTCACAAAACCCGTAAGCAACCGTTCACTGGAATTTTCTGGTGCACGGTGCTGTTTAATGTGGGCACGGTAAGTGTGTTGCTGGGCGAGGTGGGCTAG
- the gloA gene encoding lactoylglutathione lyase has protein sequence MSRHFEKANGLFEHPDEVTQEYLFNQTMLRVKDPKRSLDFYTRVLGMRLVRKLDFPEMKFSLYFLGYLSEEEAGDVPKNDAQRLTFTFGREAMLELTHNWGSEEDPDFSYHDGNAEPQGFGHIGITVPDVYAAAERFEKMDVTFVKRPDDGKMKGLAFIKDPDGYWIEILQADMMEQQQS, from the coding sequence ATGTCCCGTCATTTTGAAAAAGCCAACGGCTTGTTCGAGCATCCGGACGAGGTAACCCAAGAATACCTATTCAATCAAACCATGCTGCGCGTTAAAGATCCGAAACGCAGTCTGGATTTCTATACCCGAGTGCTGGGCATGCGACTGGTGCGCAAGCTTGATTTCCCTGAAATGAAATTTAGCCTTTATTTTCTTGGCTATCTAAGTGAGGAAGAAGCGGGAGACGTACCCAAAAATGATGCCCAGAGACTGACTTTCACCTTCGGTCGTGAAGCCATGCTAGAGCTAACCCACAATTGGGGCAGCGAAGAGGATCCAGACTTTTCTTACCATGACGGCAATGCTGAGCCCCAGGGTTTCGGCCATATCGGTATCACCGTTCCCGATGTATATGCCGCTGCCGAGCGCTTTGAGAAAATGGATGTGACTTTCGTCAAGCGTCCGGATGACGGCAAAATGAAAGGTCTCGCTTTTATCAAAGACCCCGATGGTTACTGGATTGAGATTCTTCAGGCCGACATGATGGAACAACAGCAATCCTAA
- a CDS encoding TetR/AcrR family transcriptional regulator — protein sequence MTSTKARILETSLVLFNRQGERNVTTNHIAEALGISPGNLYYHFRNKGVIVSALFDRYQQQLLSLLEAPQGPLSWQVKVHYFEGLLASMWQYRFFHRDLSHFLHAEETALATRYQQFVEAILVRGTVIYEKLRSSGILALDDEQLQGLMVNTWVLMSSWASLVHGLRPDAAANEELDESLMRHGVYQIICLEEPFLKGEARDHLAEMKERYRAAHNTSELLLGHAVELSPSGC from the coding sequence ATGACCAGCACTAAAGCGCGCATTTTGGAAACCAGCCTTGTCTTGTTCAATCGACAAGGAGAGCGCAACGTGACCACCAACCACATTGCCGAGGCCCTGGGGATTAGTCCAGGCAACCTGTATTACCACTTTCGAAACAAAGGCGTGATCGTGTCAGCGCTTTTCGACCGTTACCAACAACAATTGCTGAGCTTGTTGGAGGCGCCTCAGGGGCCGTTGAGCTGGCAGGTGAAGGTGCATTATTTCGAGGGGCTGTTGGCGTCCATGTGGCAGTATCGATTTTTTCACCGCGACCTGTCTCATTTTCTGCACGCGGAGGAGACTGCTCTAGCAACACGTTATCAACAGTTTGTGGAAGCCATTCTGGTACGCGGGACCGTGATTTACGAAAAGCTGCGTAGCAGCGGGATACTGGCGTTGGATGATGAGCAACTGCAGGGTTTGATGGTCAATACCTGGGTGCTGATGTCATCGTGGGCCTCCCTGGTACATGGTTTGCGCCCGGATGCTGCTGCTAATGAGGAGCTGGATGAGAGCTTGATGCGTCATGGGGTGTACCAGATTATTTGCCTCGAGGAGCCCTTCCTAAAAGGTGAGGCTCGAGATCACCTGGCGGAAATGAAAGAGCGTTATCGAGCCGCCCATAACACCAGCGAGTTGCTGCTGGGCCATGCTGTTGAGCTGTCACCCTCGGGTTGCTGA
- a CDS encoding NfeD family protein, translating into MDLPEYSYWIIAGLALVIAEFAISGLVVIFFGIAALLVGSLKFIGLLDDTTWELTVFAITSLLSLVFVRRVLNDKLMGREQQREGEEDSAGLIGHRATVAEAFAKGTGTVNYRGARWQAQCSHPLNPGDIVRITQHEGLWLTVEPWPVISPQDTQKN; encoded by the coding sequence ATGGATCTTCCGGAGTACAGTTACTGGATCATCGCAGGACTCGCGTTGGTGATTGCCGAATTTGCCATTTCCGGTCTGGTTGTGATTTTCTTCGGCATTGCCGCTTTGTTGGTGGGCAGCCTTAAATTTATTGGCCTGCTCGACGACACCACCTGGGAGCTCACCGTTTTCGCGATCACCAGCCTGTTATCACTGGTCTTTGTGCGACGCGTTCTTAACGACAAACTGATGGGCCGCGAACAGCAACGAGAAGGCGAAGAAGACAGCGCTGGCTTGATCGGCCACAGAGCCACCGTGGCTGAAGCCTTTGCCAAAGGCACGGGTACCGTAAACTATCGCGGTGCCCGCTGGCAGGCACAATGCAGCCACCCCCTTAATCCAGGGGATATAGTGCGCATCACCCAACACGAAGGGCTTTGGCTCACCGTGGAACCTTGGCCCGTGATATCCCCACAAGACACTCAAAAAAACTGA
- a CDS encoding DJ-1/PfpI family protein, with amino-acid sequence MQQIGIVIYDDAEVLDFAGPYEVFATAARLCEVTPWCVSLISETITVMARGGFSVQSHFTLDDHPPLDVLLVSGGVHTQAIRNPALLCAIRRAGEPAGWVTSVCTGAFLLAKAGLLSNEKVTTHWEDLAELRAGFPDLDVHSEVRWVEDGNRLTSAGISAGIDMSLHLVERLHSRELAERTARQMDYAWQQ; translated from the coding sequence ATGCAGCAAATCGGGATTGTGATCTACGATGATGCCGAGGTATTGGATTTTGCTGGCCCTTATGAGGTGTTTGCTACGGCGGCTCGCTTGTGTGAGGTCACGCCTTGGTGTGTTTCATTGATCAGTGAAACCATAACGGTGATGGCTCGTGGAGGGTTTTCCGTGCAAAGCCACTTCACCCTAGATGATCATCCGCCGCTGGATGTGTTGTTGGTTAGTGGGGGTGTACATACTCAGGCCATCCGTAACCCTGCCCTGCTTTGCGCAATTCGCCGGGCTGGAGAGCCGGCTGGTTGGGTGACGTCGGTCTGCACCGGTGCGTTTCTGTTGGCCAAGGCGGGGTTGCTTTCCAATGAAAAAGTGACAACGCACTGGGAAGATCTTGCTGAGCTACGCGCGGGTTTTCCTGACCTAGACGTTCACAGCGAAGTGCGTTGGGTTGAAGATGGAAACCGACTCACTTCTGCGGGTATTTCTGCGGGTATCGATATGAGTCTGCATTTGGTTGAGCGGTTGCACAGCCGTGAGCTGGCCGAGCGCACCGCCCGGCAGATGGATTATGCCTGGCAGCAATGA
- a CDS encoding 16S rRNA (uracil(1498)-N(3))-methyltransferase: protein MPRRFFDDQNFHVGQLVELGASASHHIGKVLRMAVADELVVFNGRGGEWLARISAINKKAVCIEPLTFTDEDRCAPLAVTVALPMIKGERMDYAIQKATELGATALVILDTERCEVRLKGERQEKKLGHWQQVAISACEQCGLNRVPVVHGVLSLRDWLTSDLPALKLIAHPGEKSFSAAALQGQTELALLTGPEGGFSNDELQQAADAGFSPFALGNRVLRAETAPVALLAALWAWHGH, encoded by the coding sequence ATGCCGCGCCGCTTTTTTGATGATCAGAACTTTCATGTAGGTCAGCTTGTAGAGTTGGGTGCTAGCGCAAGCCACCATATTGGCAAGGTGTTACGCATGGCGGTGGCTGATGAATTAGTGGTGTTTAACGGCCGCGGCGGTGAATGGTTAGCGCGTATCTCTGCCATCAACAAAAAGGCGGTCTGCATTGAGCCGCTTACGTTCACGGATGAAGATCGTTGCGCTCCTTTGGCGGTGACGGTGGCGTTGCCGATGATCAAAGGCGAGCGCATGGACTATGCGATCCAGAAGGCCACTGAGCTGGGCGCCACTGCCCTGGTGATCCTGGACACGGAACGTTGTGAAGTCCGCCTAAAGGGTGAGCGTCAGGAAAAGAAGCTGGGCCATTGGCAGCAAGTCGCTATCAGTGCCTGTGAGCAATGTGGCCTGAACCGGGTGCCGGTGGTGCACGGCGTGCTGAGCCTGCGTGACTGGCTGACATCTGATCTTCCCGCCCTGAAGTTGATAGCCCATCCGGGCGAAAAGTCCTTCTCTGCGGCTGCCTTGCAGGGGCAAACGGAGCTGGCGTTGCTGACGGGGCCGGAAGGTGGCTTTTCCAATGATGAATTACAGCAGGCGGCGGATGCGGGCTTTAGCCCGTTCGCGTTAGGCAACCGGGTGTTGCGAGCGGAAACCGCCCCGGTGGCGTTGCTGGCGGCCCTGTGGGCCTGGCATGGCCACTAA
- a CDS encoding YoaK family protein encodes MLAFLAGSVNAVGLLGFSHQSVSHLTGTSSLLGLALAELALSNVLHLLFTLISFLAGAILSGLLITSTALKLGRHYGFSLLIEAALLILAMLFLQRGNDIGVYLASMACGLQNAMVTTYSGSIIRTTHLSGIFTDLGIMLGNRLRGIPLNGRRLLLFLLLISGFICGGVIGTLLFRLLHFSALIAPATLAALLAVIYWGYSRQHR; translated from the coding sequence TTGCTCGCGTTTCTGGCGGGCAGTGTCAATGCCGTAGGGCTACTGGGCTTTAGCCATCAATCCGTTTCTCACCTGACAGGCACCTCATCACTGTTAGGCCTAGCATTGGCCGAATTAGCTCTCAGCAATGTATTACACCTGCTTTTCACCCTGATAAGCTTTCTCGCCGGCGCCATCCTCAGCGGCTTACTCATTACCAGCACGGCCCTCAAACTTGGCCGCCACTACGGTTTTTCCCTGCTGATTGAAGCGGCCCTACTCATCTTGGCGATGCTATTTCTGCAACGTGGCAATGATATCGGTGTCTATCTGGCATCCATGGCCTGCGGCTTGCAAAACGCCATGGTCACCACTTACAGCGGCTCCATCATTCGCACCACTCACTTGTCAGGGATCTTCACTGATTTGGGCATCATGCTCGGCAACCGTTTGCGCGGTATTCCTCTCAATGGGCGCCGGCTGTTGCTGTTTCTCTTGCTGATTAGCGGCTTTATCTGTGGCGGAGTCATCGGCACTTTATTATTCCGCCTGCTGCATTTTTCTGCGCTGATCGCGCCGGCAACCTTAGCCGCGTTACTAGCGGTAATTTATTGGGGATACAGCCGACAACACCGCTAA
- a CDS encoding cytochrome b: MATKPTNWHPLHKGLHWLVVLLLVMVWGAVELHEFYEKSDPMREWWKMLHFSLGLTALVVMLIRLYGRALYPRPTPIGAVWQRQLSSLVHGLLYIVILAMPLSGFAMRQLAGKSIEIFGALTVPQLVTVNMDLAKQIAFIHKDVLWTILLTLVVIHIAGALWHHFINRDTTLQRMLPGKHNDTL, translated from the coding sequence ATGGCAACTAAACCGACGAACTGGCACCCATTACATAAAGGGCTTCACTGGCTAGTGGTTTTGCTACTGGTGATGGTCTGGGGTGCCGTAGAGCTTCATGAGTTCTACGAGAAAAGTGACCCCATGCGCGAATGGTGGAAAATGCTACACTTTTCCTTAGGGCTAACCGCCCTAGTCGTTATGCTCATTCGGCTTTATGGCCGCGCCCTTTACCCTAGGCCGACGCCGATTGGTGCTGTTTGGCAGCGTCAATTATCCAGCCTTGTGCATGGGCTGCTATACATAGTCATCTTGGCCATGCCCCTCAGCGGCTTTGCCATGCGTCAGCTTGCTGGCAAGAGCATCGAAATTTTTGGCGCTCTCACTGTACCTCAACTGGTAACGGTGAATATGGATCTAGCCAAGCAAATCGCGTTCATTCACAAAGACGTGCTGTGGACCATTCTGCTAACGCTAGTTGTCATTCATATCGCAGGGGCACTGTGGCACCATTTCATCAACAGAGATACGACCCTACAGCGCATGCTCCCAGGCAAACACAATGACACGCTGTAA
- a CDS encoding lysophospholipid acyltransferase family protein, whose product MNKQYQGRRLWLVVRLLAWLPLPLATAFGAFVATLITLAPLRYASAYRVVLINLLATHPSMSLAEAKRIGRRSMAELGRTLTEFSHVWHRPVQETLARVTQIHGEQAFLDACASERPVLMLSLHQGSWEISNLYLGDKGNREKTLIMYQPHPATLMDAMVKAARERTGSVLIPTNSQGVKKALAAMKAGGTLGILSDHNPGNRSNPVVPFFGYEVPTPALIDKLVQRYRPHVFIVSCIRGEGGVKDIQLHFEEAPEIEQASDTMEILTTMNAGLQRCIDRNPGQYQWTYKRFKWGPRGRRNWYRHSLQLLHRIRQGEDRKSLGLHPDTDKDQ is encoded by the coding sequence ATGAATAAACAATATCAAGGCCGCCGCCTGTGGCTGGTGGTTCGTCTACTGGCTTGGTTACCATTACCCTTGGCCACCGCTTTCGGCGCATTTGTAGCCACCCTGATTACCCTGGCGCCGCTACGCTACGCCAGCGCCTATCGAGTGGTGCTAATTAACTTGCTTGCGACCCACCCAAGCATGTCCTTGGCCGAAGCCAAACGCATCGGTCGCCGTAGCATGGCGGAACTGGGGCGCACCCTCACCGAATTCAGCCATGTCTGGCACCGCCCGGTCCAAGAGACCCTTGCCCGAGTTACCCAGATCCACGGCGAACAAGCCTTTCTCGATGCTTGCGCTAGCGAGCGCCCCGTACTCATGTTGTCCTTGCACCAGGGGAGCTGGGAAATCAGCAATCTATATTTAGGCGATAAGGGAAACCGCGAAAAGACCTTAATCATGTACCAACCCCACCCGGCCACCTTAATGGATGCCATGGTCAAAGCGGCCCGGGAGCGCACCGGCTCCGTCCTCATTCCCACCAATAGTCAGGGGGTCAAAAAAGCGCTGGCGGCCATGAAAGCTGGCGGCACCTTAGGCATTCTCTCCGACCATAACCCGGGAAACCGCAGCAATCCGGTGGTTCCTTTTTTTGGCTATGAGGTGCCCACCCCTGCCCTGATCGATAAACTGGTACAACGCTATCGGCCCCATGTATTTATCGTTTCGTGCATCCGTGGCGAGGGTGGGGTGAAAGATATCCAGCTCCATTTCGAGGAGGCCCCGGAAATCGAACAGGCTAGCGATACCATGGAAATCCTCACCACCATGAACGCTGGCCTGCAGCGTTGTATTGACCGCAATCCGGGCCAATACCAATGGACATACAAGCGCTTCAAATGGGGCCCACGCGGTCGGCGCAATTGGTACAGACACTCCCTGCAATTGCTTCACCGCATCCGACAAGGGGAGGACCGCAAGTCTCTCGGCTTGCACCCTGACACTGACAAAGATCAGTAA
- a CDS encoding YheT family hydrolase, with the protein MGEIVQSAFRPPLWLRNPHLQTLWGPMGRTLPEVTRRTERLNLKDGDYLLLDWAGPQSQPGQLTVMLLHGLSGCSDSHYMRGIQKVLAEAGIRSVAINSRGAKKPNDTALCYHAGEVDDVDAVIDHVFHENPTGHRIAIGVSLGGSRLLNWLAHRDNNHLSAVATICAPLRLDICANRLDQGLSKLYRQHLLKNLLTNFERQKIHLDKVNPPEAKRLHRLNMNSIRSFWRYDDQIIAPLYGFRSAWHYYAQCSAGPKLLQIRTPTLMLQNRDDPFMTPQTLPRQEELGPAVTLEVSDYGGHVGFVGYKSQRYWLEQRLLAFVQGFGIR; encoded by the coding sequence ATGGGCGAGATTGTACAGTCGGCATTCCGGCCACCACTATGGTTACGCAACCCCCACCTGCAAACCCTGTGGGGGCCCATGGGCCGCACCCTGCCGGAAGTCACGCGGCGCACGGAACGGCTGAACCTGAAAGACGGTGATTATCTGTTGCTAGACTGGGCCGGACCACAGAGCCAACCCGGGCAGCTGACGGTGATGTTATTACATGGGCTATCCGGGTGCAGCGACTCCCATTACATGCGCGGCATACAAAAAGTGTTGGCTGAAGCGGGAATCCGTTCTGTGGCCATCAACAGTCGCGGGGCCAAAAAACCCAACGACACCGCGTTGTGTTATCACGCGGGCGAAGTGGATGATGTGGATGCAGTGATCGACCATGTGTTCCACGAAAACCCCACTGGCCACCGCATTGCCATCGGCGTCTCTCTAGGCGGCAGCCGGCTACTGAACTGGCTGGCCCACCGGGACAACAACCACCTCAGTGCCGTAGCCACCATTTGTGCTCCCTTGCGGCTGGATATCTGTGCCAACCGGCTGGATCAAGGCTTGTCGAAATTGTACCGCCAACACCTGTTAAAAAACCTTTTGACCAACTTCGAAAGGCAGAAAATCCATCTGGACAAGGTCAACCCCCCGGAGGCCAAACGACTACATCGCCTGAACATGAATAGCATCCGTTCGTTTTGGCGCTACGACGACCAAATCATCGCCCCGTTATATGGCTTTCGGAGTGCCTGGCATTATTACGCGCAATGCTCCGCGGGTCCCAAGTTGCTACAAATCCGCACCCCCACGTTGATGCTGCAAAACCGTGACGACCCGTTTATGACTCCACAAACGTTACCCCGGCAGGAAGAGCTCGGGCCAGCGGTGACACTGGAGGTAAGCGATTACGGTGGGCATGTGGGCTTTGTCGGCTACAAAAGCCAGCGTTACTGGTTAGAACAACGGCTATTAGCGTTTGTGCAAGGTTTCGGGATTCGCTGA
- a CDS encoding DMT family transporter, with protein sequence MSAKRSLVLTALAMLAFAANSVLCRLALREGAIDAASFTAVRLLSGALMLALILLLRDRQVKAMVTQGNHGSALALFVYAAGFSLAYVALATGTGALLLFGAVQATMVGVGLYRGERLARAQWLGLALALSGLVALMLPGATAPPLAAAIVMLVAGAAWGVYSLRGKGAADATAVTAGNFLRALIWLLPLALFAWPSQWPKVSGLLYAALSGALASGAGYATWYLALRGLASSTAATVQLSVPVLAALAGVLWMDEALTLRLVLASAAILGGITLVIRRVSSAK encoded by the coding sequence ATGTCAGCGAAACGTAGCCTGGTCTTGACGGCTTTGGCGATGCTGGCTTTTGCGGCCAATTCGGTGTTGTGCCGTTTGGCGTTGCGTGAAGGCGCCATTGATGCCGCCAGCTTTACCGCAGTGCGTTTGCTGTCCGGAGCGCTGATGTTGGCGCTGATCCTGTTGCTGCGAGACCGGCAAGTGAAAGCCATGGTCACACAGGGTAATCATGGCTCGGCCTTAGCGTTGTTTGTTTACGCCGCCGGGTTTTCGCTGGCTTACGTGGCGCTCGCCACAGGTACGGGCGCCTTGCTGCTGTTCGGCGCGGTGCAGGCCACCATGGTGGGTGTTGGTTTATATCGTGGGGAGCGCTTGGCGCGAGCCCAGTGGCTGGGGCTGGCATTGGCGCTGAGTGGCTTGGTGGCGTTGATGTTGCCCGGCGCGACGGCCCCGCCGCTGGCGGCAGCAATAGTGATGCTGGTGGCAGGTGCAGCCTGGGGTGTGTACTCCCTGCGGGGCAAGGGCGCGGCCGACGCCACGGCGGTCACCGCGGGCAATTTCCTGCGTGCATTGATCTGGCTGCTACCGTTGGCGCTGTTCGCTTGGCCGAGCCAATGGCCAAAGGTGTCGGGGCTGCTGTATGCGGCGTTGTCCGGTGCCCTGGCATCGGGAGCCGGTTACGCTACCTGGTATCTGGCGTTGCGTGGGCTGGCTAGCTCTACGGCAGCCACGGTGCAATTGAGCGTGCCGGTGCTTGCAGCGCTGGCGGGCGTATTGTGGATGGATGAGGCGCTCACTCTGCGTCTGGTGCTGGCATCGGCGGCCATTCTGGGCGGCATTACTCTGGTGATTCGGCGCGTTTCTTCTGCTAAATAA
- a CDS encoding chemotaxis protein CheW → MAQLPSDISSLLIPMQGRPWLVPNIVVAEVIPLRQPDRPGHGPEWLLGWLSWRDQQIPLLSFEKLNESGQVTIGQDARIAVLNTVTSQVPFYAMIVQGIPRLLKVSKDDPVEEPMDTGPAETMYIQVGGDLAVIPDLDAIEGAVAGLQKPA, encoded by the coding sequence ATGGCGCAGTTGCCCTCCGATATTTCCAGTCTGCTGATCCCTATGCAGGGGCGCCCTTGGCTGGTGCCCAATATTGTGGTGGCTGAGGTGATTCCACTGCGCCAACCAGATCGTCCTGGCCATGGACCGGAGTGGCTGCTGGGTTGGCTAAGTTGGCGCGACCAGCAAATCCCGCTGCTGTCATTCGAAAAACTCAACGAGTCAGGCCAGGTCACCATTGGTCAGGATGCTCGTATAGCAGTGCTGAATACGGTGACTAGCCAAGTACCCTTTTATGCCATGATAGTGCAAGGGATTCCTCGTCTACTGAAAGTGAGCAAAGATGACCCGGTGGAAGAACCGATGGATACCGGACCTGCTGAAACCATGTACATTCAGGTCGGTGGCGACCTAGCGGTGATTCCTGATCTAGACGCCATTGAAGGCGCCGTGGCGGGGCTGCAGAAACCGGCATGA
- a CDS encoding SPFH domain-containing protein: MAGLIISGLLALGVVVLLFMVIRIVPQREIYVVERLGKYQSSMDAGLHFLMPFIDRVAYKHSQKEIVRDVPRQSCITKDNIEVSIDGVMYLQVVDPKAASYGVDDYVMAAQQLAQTTLRSVIGKIDLDKTFEERGEINMEVVRAVDEAAQPWGVKVLRYEVADINLPVSIKDAMEKQVRAERERRAVVAESEGERQAAINRSEGDRQAAINRSEGEKQEMINISEGEKMKQINEAEGRAQQIELIATATGEGLRQVAAAVKEDGGQEAVSLRIAEQYVTAFEKVAKESTTMLLPQGLSDIGGTVASLQKVLKTVEKTPA; the protein is encoded by the coding sequence ATGGCTGGTTTGATTATTTCCGGACTGCTCGCCCTCGGCGTTGTCGTTTTACTGTTTATGGTAATTCGCATCGTTCCCCAGCGAGAAATTTATGTGGTTGAACGGCTGGGAAAATACCAGTCATCCATGGATGCTGGCCTACACTTTTTGATGCCTTTTATTGATCGTGTCGCCTACAAACATTCTCAGAAAGAAATTGTTCGCGACGTACCGCGCCAAAGCTGTATTACCAAAGATAATATCGAAGTTTCTATCGACGGCGTGATGTATCTACAAGTGGTCGACCCCAAAGCTGCCAGTTACGGTGTAGACGACTATGTCATGGCTGCCCAGCAGCTGGCTCAAACTACTCTGCGCTCCGTTATCGGTAAAATCGATCTAGACAAAACCTTCGAAGAGCGCGGCGAAATTAACATGGAAGTAGTTAGAGCTGTGGACGAAGCCGCACAGCCCTGGGGTGTAAAAGTCCTACGTTACGAAGTAGCCGATATTAACCTTCCCGTCTCCATCAAAGATGCCATGGAGAAACAGGTTCGTGCCGAACGTGAACGTCGCGCCGTGGTTGCTGAATCCGAAGGTGAACGCCAAGCAGCGATTAACCGTTCCGAGGGTGACCGCCAGGCAGCGATTAACCGCTCTGAGGGTGAGAAACAGGAGATGATCAATATCTCTGAAGGTGAAAAAATGAAACAGATCAATGAAGCGGAAGGGCGCGCTCAGCAAATTGAACTGATTGCCACCGCCACCGGCGAAGGTCTGCGCCAGGTTGCCGCAGCCGTGAAGGAAGACGGCGGCCAGGAAGCCGTTAGCCTGCGCATTGCAGAGCAATACGTGACCGCCTTCGAAAAAGTTGCCAAGGAATCCACCACCATGCTGCTCCCCCAGGGCCTCAGCGATATCGGCGGCACCGTCGCCAGCCTGCAAAAAGTCCTTAAGACCGTGGAAAAAACCCCGGCCTGA
- a CDS encoding MBL fold metallo-hydrolase, producing the protein MIDRDRLAILAAEESTSPRSGKPFRNRFATPHHGLGAFLRWQWDSRGRFPAHQSFPLHRPDPEQLHKPGHRPQITWIGHATYLFQHHGWNLLTDPVFSDRCSPFSFAGPKRAVPPALTVDQLPDINAVLISHNHYDHLDKASVKQLQKRFGRDILWFVPEGIAPWLRKLGVERIIELGWWQSDYHGQVEAFCLPAQHFSGRGPNDHNQTLWCSWRLNFPDFSLYFAGDTGYAPLFNEIAKVFGPVDLALLPIGAYEPRWFMSPVHINPAEAVKIHQDIQARQSLAMHWGTFVLTDEPMDAPPKALAKALSEQHIEHVHFQVPQHGETLTIELTHE; encoded by the coding sequence ATGATTGATCGTGACAGACTAGCCATCCTGGCGGCGGAAGAGTCCACCAGCCCCCGCAGCGGGAAACCGTTTCGCAACCGCTTTGCCACCCCACACCACGGCCTCGGTGCTTTTTTGCGCTGGCAATGGGACTCCCGAGGGCGCTTCCCGGCGCACCAGTCCTTCCCATTACACAGACCCGACCCGGAGCAATTGCACAAGCCAGGCCATCGGCCTCAGATTACCTGGATCGGTCACGCTACTTACCTGTTCCAGCACCATGGCTGGAACCTGCTCACCGACCCGGTGTTCTCCGACCGCTGCTCACCCTTTAGCTTTGCGGGGCCGAAACGGGCGGTACCGCCGGCACTGACCGTGGATCAGCTGCCCGACATCAATGCGGTATTGATATCGCACAACCACTATGACCACCTAGATAAAGCCTCAGTAAAACAATTACAGAAACGTTTCGGCCGCGATATTCTTTGGTTCGTGCCCGAAGGTATTGCTCCCTGGCTGCGCAAACTGGGGGTAGAAAGAATCATCGAGCTAGGCTGGTGGCAAAGTGACTATCACGGCCAGGTCGAGGCTTTCTGCCTGCCCGCCCAGCACTTCAGCGGGCGCGGCCCTAACGACCACAACCAAACACTGTGGTGCAGCTGGCGCCTAAATTTCCCGGATTTCAGCCTCTATTTTGCGGGAGACACCGGTTATGCACCATTATTTAACGAAATTGCTAAGGTATTCGGACCGGTAGATCTGGCATTATTGCCCATTGGAGCCTATGAGCCGCGCTGGTTTATGTCCCCTGTGCACATTAATCCCGCGGAGGCGGTAAAAATTCATCAAGATATCCAAGCTCGTCAGTCTCTCGCCATGCATTGGGGCACCTTCGTGCTGACGGATGAACCCATGGATGCACCGCCGAAAGCCTTGGCCAAAGCACTCTCAGAGCAACACATCGAACACGTACATTTTCAGGTTCCGCAACACGGCGAAACCCTGACCATTGAACTAACACATGAATAA
- a CDS encoding FKBP-type peptidyl-prolyl cis-trans isomerase, which translates to MTIQNDKVATLHYRLFNADDGSEIENSRDNGEPMAYLHGYNNIIKGLESALEGRATGDNVDVTISPEDGYGEYDNTLFQRISRKYLKHAGKLEPGKVVTVSTDEGPRMLTILKVGLKTVDVDANHPLAGKALRFVVDITDIRDATDEEIAHKHAHGAGGHQH; encoded by the coding sequence ATGACTATCCAAAATGACAAGGTCGCCACCTTGCACTACCGCCTCTTCAACGCCGACGATGGTAGCGAAATTGAAAATTCCCGAGACAACGGCGAGCCTATGGCCTACCTGCATGGTTACAACAATATCATCAAGGGCTTGGAATCAGCGCTGGAAGGAAGAGCGACCGGCGACAACGTGGATGTGACCATCAGCCCTGAAGACGGCTATGGTGAGTACGACAACACGCTGTTCCAACGCATCTCCCGCAAGTACCTGAAACACGCTGGTAAGCTTGAGCCAGGCAAAGTCGTCACCGTCTCCACCGACGAAGGCCCACGTATGCTCACCATCCTGAAGGTGGGCCTAAAAACTGTCGACGTGGACGCCAATCACCCCTTGGCGGGTAAGGCTCTGCGTTTCGTTGTCGACATCACAGATATTCGTGATGCCACCGACGAGGAAATAGCCCATAAGCATGCCCATGGCGCTGGTGGGCACCAGCACTAA